The following coding sequences lie in one Salmo salar chromosome ssa13, Ssal_v3.1, whole genome shotgun sequence genomic window:
- the LOC106568055 gene encoding 39S ribosomal protein L48, mitochondrial isoform X1, which yields MPRCSGIKRSLAFPNERQYRTRPTHGIGKYKHLLTKEAPKKERQQMKEIKTATDAEYGTLNVKVSGYALPTKSTEVMVMPEQGTKMYVDAILKTHERIVQLSQLNATLCPIFMEVMLKNQPEGVQLSVKPHTEADYQARFKARPELEGLMAQIT from the exons ATGCCTCGGTGCTCCGGTATCAAAC GGAGTCTGGCTTTTCCCAATGAGAGACAATACAGGACCAGGCCTACCCATGGGATTGGCAAATATAAGCACCTGTTAACCAAAGAAGCG ccaaagaaagagagacagcagATGAAGGAGATTAAAACGGCAACAGATGCAGAGTATGGGACTCTGAACGTGAAAGTGTCTGG CTATGCATTGCCCACTAAGAGCACAGAAGTCATGGTCATGCCGGAGCAAGGGACCAAGATGTATGTAGACGCCATCCTCAAGACCCATGAGCGAATTGTTCAG CTCAGCCAACTAAACGCCACATTATGCCCCATCTTTATGGAGGTTATGTTGAAGAATCAGCCAGAGGGGGTTCAACTCTCTGTAAAGCCA CACACAGAGGCAGATTACCAAGCCCGTTTCAAGGCACGTCCAGAGCTAGAGGGACTGATGGCACAGATTACCTAG
- the LOC106568055 gene encoding 39S ribosomal protein L48, mitochondrial isoform X2: MPRCSGIKRSLAFPNERQYRTRPTHGIGKYKHLLTKEAPKKERQQMKEIKTATDAEYGTLNVKVSGYALPTKSTEVMVMPEQGTKMYVDAILKTHERIVQHTEADYQARFKARPELEGLMAQIT; the protein is encoded by the exons ATGCCTCGGTGCTCCGGTATCAAAC GGAGTCTGGCTTTTCCCAATGAGAGACAATACAGGACCAGGCCTACCCATGGGATTGGCAAATATAAGCACCTGTTAACCAAAGAAGCG ccaaagaaagagagacagcagATGAAGGAGATTAAAACGGCAACAGATGCAGAGTATGGGACTCTGAACGTGAAAGTGTCTGG CTATGCATTGCCCACTAAGAGCACAGAAGTCATGGTCATGCCGGAGCAAGGGACCAAGATGTATGTAGACGCCATCCTCAAGACCCATGAGCGAATTGTTCAG CACACAGAGGCAGATTACCAAGCCCGTTTCAAGGCACGTCCAGAGCTAGAGGGACTGATGGCACAGATTACCTAG
- the dnajb13 gene encoding dnaJ homolog subfamily B member 13 isoform X2: MGRDYYAALEINRNATDADIKKSYRRLALKYHPHTNSKPGASEKFNQLAEAYDVLSDPRKKATYDKFGEEGLKGGIPLQSGETGAWTSGYIYHGNPDKIFRQFFGGDNPFADFHMQDGNEVAIGFGGLRGRGVKTQDTPIERDLHLALEDLFYGCTKKIKISRRVMNEDGHTSSIKDKILTIIVKPGWNEDTRITFPKEGDQGPNSIPADIVFIVRQKSHPRFARQHNDLVFTAQISLDKALTGFAVEVKTLDDRILNIPINDIVHPKYSKVVSGEGMPLSQDPSQRGDLIIQFDIHFPQKLSAENKHLINQALAF; encoded by the exons ATGGGGAGGGATTATTATGCAGCATTGGAGATAAATAGAAATGCAACAGATGCAGACATAAAAAAATC ATACCGACGACTTGCCTTGAAGTACCATCCTCACACAAACAGCAAACCGGGTGCCTCTGAAAAATTCAATCAACTTGCCGAGGCCTATGATGTTTTGAGTGACC CTCGAAAAAAGGCAACCTATGACAAGTTTGGAGAAGAGGGTCTGAAAGGAGGTATCCCACTTCAGTCTGGGGAGACTGGAGCTTGGACATCAGGATACATCTACCATGGAAACCCAGACAAGATATTCAGGCAGTTTTTTGGAGGTGACAACCCATTTGCAG ACTTCCACATGCAAGATGGGAATGAAGTGGCCATTGGGTTTGGAGGCCTGCGAGGAAGAGGAGTGAAAACACAAGACACCCCCATTGAAAGGGACCTTCACTTGGCCTTGGAAGACCTCTTCTATGGATGTACCAAAAAGATCAAAATATCTCGTAGG GTCATGAATGAAGATGGACACACATCCAGTATCAAGGACAAAATATTGACTATCATTGTAAAACCAGGATGGAATGAAGACACTAGGATAACATTCCCAAAGGAGGGTGATCAG GGACCCAACAGTATTCCTGCAGATATTGTGTTCATTGTGCGGCAGAAGAGTCATCCCCGGTTTGCAAGGCAACACAATGACCTGGTCTTTACAGCCCAGATCTCTCTGGACAAG GCTTTGACTGGATTCGCTGTTGAAGTGAAGACACTAGATGACAGGATACTCAATATCCCCATCAATGACATTGTGCA TCCAAAATACAGCAAAGTGGTGTCTGGAGAAGGCATGCCTCTGTCCCAGGATCCCTCCCAGAGAGGAGATCTCATCATCCAGTTCGACATTCACTTCCCTCAAAAGCTCTCGGCTGAGAACAAACACCTGATCAACCAAGCCCTTGCTTTCTGA